A window of Aurantibacillus circumpalustris genomic DNA:
CGACTTTTTTATAACCGATTGGTTAAGAAATAGAAACACTTTAGAGTTTTTAAGCGTATGGGAAAGTATAAATAATCCAAGTTTTAATTATGGCGAATTCGCCACAATTAAAAATCAGTCAGGGCTCAACTCATTCAAAATCAGCGTTAAAGAGTGGTCTGAAAGAACTAACTCAATTGGAGTAATAGCTAAGGCAGGAAGATACGGAGGCACGTATGCCCATAAAGATATAGCGTTTGAATTCGGCACTTGGATTAGTCCAGAGTTTAAATTATATCTAATTAGAGAGTTTCAACGCCTCAAGGACGAAGAAGGTAAATCAAAAAATTTAGAATGGGATTATAGAAGATTTCTTACAAAAGTTAATTATAGAATACATACCGACTCTGTAAAAAATAATTTAATAGTCCCAAAGTATTCTAAATTAACGAAAGAGCAAGAAAGTTATATTTATGCTGATGAGGCAGAAATGCTGAACGTGGCATTATTCGGTATTACATCAAGAAAGTGGAGAAAAGACAATCCTGAATTCACAAAGCAGGGTTTGAATATTAGAGACACGGCTAACGTTTTACAGCTTACCGTATTATCTAATTTAGAAACTCTAAACTCTCATTTTTTAGCCGAAAAAATTTCCGCTCCTGATCGTTTATCTAAATTAAAAGAGGCTTCCTTAAGCCAATTAAGCTCTCTTTCAAAAATAAATTTCAATTATTCTCTAGAAAGTCCACACCTTTTGAATAAATCTGAAAACTGATTTATTCAAAACCCAAGCGCAAGGGATAGAACGTAAATCCTTTTCAGCTAAGAAAGTGCGAGGAGAAAAGATTGAAGTGATAGCCCGACCCGAAGGGATGCGCCCAAATCTTAGTTTTCACTCTTTGGGGTGGTGGGTGGGTGTCGGTAAACCGACATTTTATGTCGAATTACGACATAGGGAACTTGGATTAATAATATTAAGTTTAAAATATATTAACCAATTAAAAAAATAAGAGATGCCGTCAACAGGAGAAATCTGCCAACAATCTGGAGTGTACAAATGTACAACTCATCCAACTCAAGAAATTCCTTTATCTAAAGGAGAAAGATTTCCGCCATGTGCAAATGGTGGTGGTCATGGTGCAACTTGGATTCTAATTTATTCCACTTAAAGTCCAAGCGAAGCGAAAATATCGCTAGTTTCTTTTTGCCATTTAGCAGATGCTTTTGTTTTTTCTGATAAATGCTTACTTGAACCCACAATGTATTTAATTATTTTGTGGGTTTCTTTTTTGTTCAAGTTTTTGTTTTCCATTTGTTTTTTGTTTTTAAAAATTATTTAATATAAAAACCTCTTTCCGAAGGAAAGGATTGCAAGTACGATACGTTTAGTGTAGTGGTGTGCGGCTGGAATCATAGGGCGAACTTTTTTGTTCGACCATGATTGGCGGCTATTTACCCGTAAGGGCTTGACATAACCGTTATTATGTGACGGTTTACAAAGCTTGTTAATAAAGACTTTTAAGGCTTTATGCGAGATTTGTAGAACGGCATATAATAAACATTATGTTAAATAGCCTCACGCTGCCCATAGAGACGTATCGGACTGGAGTATTTGCTTCGCTTCGCTCGCTAGGTTTGCGGTGGACATTAATGAAAAAAGAAAAAAAAGAATTTGTGATAGACTTTTATTTCTACCTATCAGTTTTTAATCTATTAGTGCAATAATTATGGTTATTACAATTCCTATAAGCCATATTTTCTTTATCCGTAAAGAACCAATATAAATTAAATGCCCAGTATGGCCTATACGGAAACTCTGTAATATCGGATAATCCAAGTATTGCAGAAGCGCTCCACTCTCCATCTACAAAATATTTTTTACCATTCTTTTTTATACGGAATTTTTT
This region includes:
- a CDS encoding KilA-N domain-containing protein; protein product: MATINVKGSVINVILENDTDYISLTDMIKSKDGDFFITDWLRNRNTLEFLSVWESINNPSFNYGEFATIKNQSGLNSFKISVKEWSERTNSIGVIAKAGRYGGTYAHKDIAFEFGTWISPEFKLYLIREFQRLKDEEGKSKNLEWDYRRFLTKVNYRIHTDSVKNNLIVPKYSKLTKEQESYIYADEAEMLNVALFGITSRKWRKDNPEFTKQGLNIRDTANVLQLTVLSNLETLNSHFLAEKISAPDRLSKLKEASLSQLSSLSKINFNYSLESPHLLNKSEN